AATCAATGTTCCGCTGATACACGAACTCATATTCCATCTTGAGCGTCCGGGTGTTTTTCCTGGTAAAGGGGCTTTTTATTTTGTATTTACTGCCCTTGTTACCCTGATTCTCTTTCCATCAGTTGTGGCAGCCCAGGGTATACTCATTTTGTCAGTGCTCGATGGAATGGCTACCATTATTGGTTTGCGATATGGCAGGATCAGGATCATTAATCACAAATCCATAGAAGGTTCAGGCGGAGCAATAATCGTGACTTTTATTGTTCTGTTATTCTTTATGGACCCGGTTAAGGCAGCAGTTCTTTCAGTGGTTGCCGGTATTGTTGAACTTGGCAGTCCCATTGATGACAATCTGCTTCTTCCGATAATCATCGATCTGCTCCTGGTGCTACTGCCCTGGTGATAAAGTGCACCAGGGTCTACTTCTCTCGTGATTTGAGCAAGGTAAGCAGACTTTTTATAATCTCAACTGGCCTCGGAGGATTTCCCGGGATCTTCAGATCTACCGGGATGACGGTATCAATCCCGCCAAGTACTGCGTATGATCCCTTCCATATCCCGCCTGTGCATGCATCATCTCCGATTGCTATCACTATCTTCGGGTTCGGTGTAGCATCATACGTTTTCCTGAGTGCATCAGCCATGGCACAGGTCACTGCCCCGGTGACCATCAAAGCATCTGCATGTCGTGGTGAAGCGACAAATGTGATTCCAAAGCGTTCAATGTCATAATACGGGGAAGAGAGGTTTCCAAGTTCAATCTCTGCTGCATTATCGCTTCCACAGTCAACCTCCCTGATTGCAAGGCTTCTGCCAAACAGTCGTGTGATCTCCTGGTGGAGGGCAGTGTTGAGTTCTTCTATTTCCTGATTCTCTCTGACTTCCTTTGTTTCCTTGGTTTTACTTTTCTCCCTTATCCCCCGGTTATCCGGTTCATTTCCGTTAGGATACGACTTGAGTGAAGTTTCACTGCAGAGCGGTTTTTTAAAAAGATTTACAACAGTTTCAATCATGGTATCAGAGATCAGTTCCTGCATACGAGAGATTCAGGCTCTTGTTAATGACCGGGAAATCAGCAACGATGTTGCCAATAACTGCATGTTCTATCGCGTACCAGTTACAAAACGACGCTGTCCTGACTTTATACCGGTCAATGAATCCGTTTCTGATATAGACCCAGTGCAGCACCATTCCCCGGGGAGACTCTGCCATAGAAAGTGCAAACCCGTCATGAACCTGAACCGGGATTTTTGCAGGACCTTCAGGAAGAAAGACAATCAGTTCCTGGATCAACCGAAGTGATGCACGGATCTCCTGGTGTTTGAGTGTAAATCGTGCAAGAACATCGCCTCCCTGTTCACAGACCTGACCCGGTATCCTTTCACGGTAAACTCCATACGGGTGGTTGATACGGGTATCGGCAAACGATCCCGAGGCCCGGGCAACCGGACCTGAAAGAGCAAGAGATCGTATCAGTTCTGGCTGAACAACACCGGTGGTTGCAAACCGGTCAATAACTGACGGGATTGAGAGCACCCACCCTGCAATCTCATCAAGTTCACGCTCTATCTCACCTGCATTTTTAAAGAGATGGTCCAGTGATTCTTTTGAGATCTGATCAGATACACCACCCGGGCAGATGGCACCTTTGAGAAACCGGGAACCACAGATTTGGTCTGCTTCCCGCTGGATATGTTCTCGAAGGACCGTGAATCTGCTTGCAGAAACCGGGTGAGCGATATCAGTTACCATTCCTGCAAGATCTGAAAGAAGTGAGCAGGCCCGTTCAAGCTCAAGGAGTACTCCCCTGATGTACTCTGCACGGGGTGGAATGGTAACTCCACATATCTGCTCGATTGCCATACACAGCCCGCAGGCGTTCACAGCGGATTCGTCCCCAGATATGGATTCAGCTATTCTGACCGTCTGCTCCGGGGTTTTTCCTTCGGCACATTTCTCAAGTCCACGGTGAAGATATCCAAGCCGAATTTCAAGATTTACGATCGTCTCACCGATGACACTGAATCTGAAATGACCCGGCTCTATGATTCCTGCATGGACCGGGCCGACCGGGACCTGAAAGACGCTGCTTCCTTCGATGGTTTTGAACTGGTATGGATCACCCGGTTTATTCTCTCCGACTGTTGTCGGTGGTTTGTTCTGGACTTCCTTTTTGAGCGGATGGAACCCTGCCGGATATGCTTCATGAAGGAAGAGTCTGCGGGTATCAAACGCTCCAGTGAAGACAATTCCAAAACCGTCTGCAATCTCCCGTTCAAAGAGGGAAGCAACAGGGAATATCCCTGACACCGAGCAGCGTGCCATTCCGTTACCATGCGAAACCAGAATAAGCATCTTCTCTGAGCCTGGATTTTCTAATACATAGAGCAGGCTGCATCCGGTTTCTCCCTCAAACTCCTCTACACCGAAGATTGAGATCAGGTTCAATCCTTTCTCTTTGAGGTCCTTAATCGTCGAAACGATCTCTCCGCCTGGAATGCGGTAATACCGGGCAGTCTGGTCCTCTTTCAGCAGTATTCTGCCGGAGAGTGCCTGGGTCATATACCGCCCCCGATCCCAATATCATGCACGGCTGCAGAAAGGAATGCCTCCTCTCCCGGAATCATCAGAACTCCCATAAAAACTGACAGGGCGAGCAGGAACACGACCGGTACCTTCATCCAGATTGGCACGATGTATTGCAATGGAACTTCGCCCTCTGCACATGTTTTTCCCATGATATCAAGAATAAACCTGAATATGGCGGCTCCTGCAAGGGCAAAGAGCAGTAATGCCAGCAGCGGGATATAAAGCGATAATTTTCCTGATTCTAACAGGATTCCAAACTTTGAAAGGAATAGAGGGAAGATTGGTGTTCCAATGATCGCAACTGATCCAATAATGAATGCCACTGCTGCAAACGGTTGCAATCTGAAGAGATCTCCTATCTGATCCTCTGTTCCAGGGGTATGGGATTTGTACTGGCGGTGCAGGATTCCGGCAGAGAAGAAAAGGCCGGCCTTCACAACCGAATGGCCCATCATGTGATAGATCATCCAGAAGAATGCAACCGGTGTTCCGATACCTGTTGCAAGCAGGAGAAATCCCATGTTCTCTATTGATGAGAATGCAATCAGCCGCTTTATCCCGGTCTGTCTGAGCATCGAAAAACAGGCTACCGACATGGTAAGCATTCCAAAGATGATCAGGAGCAATGATATCCTGGGTGCAATGGAAGTCTGGTGGACAATCCCGGCTATCCGGGCAATTCCATATATCCCCACGTTCAGGATTGCTCCTGACAAAACCGCACTTACCGCAGATGGTGCCTTAGCATGTGCCTCAGGCAGCCAGGTATGAAGCGGAACAACTCCTGATTTTGCTGCAAATCCTATGAAAAAGAAGGTGCATGCAATCATGAGCATCCCGCTATTGCAGGATGGTGCCTCTGCCAGAATGGTCTGCCAGTCAAGACTTCCTGTTCCGGTCTTCTGCCTGATGAGTTCAAAGAGGAAGATAACCCCGATGAATGAGAAGAGCATCGATGTGGAGCAGACAAAGATGTACTTGAGTGAGGCATCGATATTCTCTTTTACCGCAAGGATGGAGACGAGGAGGGCTGAGAAGACAGTGGTAAGCTCAGCAAATATCCAGAATTGTGCTACATTCGGTGCATAAAATGCCATGGTGGTGACAAAGAGCAGAAGCGAAAAACCGAGATAAAATATTCGCAGGCTTCGTCTGCTCAGTTCACCTGCCTTGACCAGTCCGTCTATGTATCCGACTGCATAGATGCTGGCACAGGTGAAGATTACTCCGGTGACAAGCATCAGGATCAGGTTCAAGTGGTCAATCATGAAGAGCGAGAGTAATGCACCGTTCCAGGCATCAGGCATTGCCATAAGCAGGATGGTTATGATAAGAGTCGCTGCAGAGTGTATCACTCCAAGCAGGCTCATCTGCCTGTGTGATTTCTGGACTGCCTGAAGCAGGAGAATAATGGCAGTGACTGCCGGATAAAGGAGAGCCACAAGCAATGTCATGCCTGCACCTCCTCTTCAGACCAGAGATGAAACTCTTTCAGCCTGTTTGTGTACGCGTCAATGCTTGAATCCATTCCTACCGTAAGGATTGTTGTCAGAAGTACGAGGATGATCAGATCCACCATGATAACAAACTCGGTAATGAACGGCAGTTCAGTCACGAATAAACCGAAGAGGAGCACCCCGTTCTCCATCGAAAGATATCCGATAACCTTGGTAATTGCGAGCTGGCGGGTGAAGATGGCGATGAGACCCATCATCATCAGCGAGACCCCAATCACTGAACCCATGAAAAAGAGACTGTTTTCGGTGAAGAGATCCTTGAGTACCCGCGAAAAACAGAGATACACAAGCAGGATTAACAGCATACTGACCATGAGGGCTCCTCCGGGCTGCAGGTAACTGAACTTCAAATCCTGCTGGATCTTAATCCGCTGCTGTATGATCCTGATGAACCAGGGAATCCCGATCACCTTTGAAACCAGGGTAATTCCTGCAATCAAAAGAAGGATGCTATTGTTTTCTATCACACCAATCAGAATAGCGATAGCAACGAGGATCAGCGACTGGAGTGCATAGGTCCTGACCAGTGACGAGAGGTTTCTTGTCGTAAGCAGGCATGCAGCAGATATCAGAACCAGGATCAGGCAGATCCTGAGCAGAGTAGATACCATCCCGGGCTCGATCACAACATCACCTCGCTCAGGATGGTCAGCGCCGAGAAGAAGAACGCCATCATAAAGAGGCCCGGTACCCTGAAGAACCGCATTTTGGCAAATGAAGACTCAACAATGCCAATCAGAACTGATAGTGCAGTTCCTTTGATGAGAAACAGGATTGCAGCCAGGACAAGCCCAATAATAGAGGCTTCCTGAATGATTCCGATCGGGATAAGAATGTTGATGAGCAGTGCCATCATGAGGGTCTGTTTAACCGCATGGGAGAGTTCAAAGAGTGCCAGATTTCTCCCTGATGTGTCAAGAAGCATTCCTTCATGAATCATAGTGAGTTCAAGATGCGTCTCGGGATTGTCCACGGGAACCCTGCCTGTCTCTACGATGATCAGGATAAAAAGTGAGACCGAGAGAAGAAGGATGGTCGGGCTCATTCCCGGGATGATTGTTGTTGCATGCCTGAACATTTCAGGGATTGAGAGGGTGCCTGCAACATATGCCATTGCAGCGAATACAACGACTGTTGTTGGTTCTATCACAGCAGAAAGACTCATCTCCCGGGAACTTCCCATACCTCCAAACGTACTTCCTGCGTCAAGTCCGAGGAGTGCAAGCAGGAACCTGGTGAATGCAAGAAGGTACAAAAAGACGATGATGTTTCCTTCTGCAGGTGCTGCATCAGGAATCCAGATGACAGGAACAAGCAGGACAGCAACCATCAGAATGGCAAGTGAGGCATACGGTGCTGCCCGTGAGATGAAACTTGCATAATCTGAGTATACCACCTCTTTTCTGAAGAGTTTTGCAAGATTGTAGTATCCCTGCAGAAGGGGAGGTCCTGCTCGTCTCTGTGCCCGTGCCTTGACTATTTTAACAACAGTCATGTAAAGAGGCGATATTAACAGGACAAATCCGAGATTAAACAGACCCGCAAGGACCGGAGTAAAACTCATGCAAGCCACCCCATAACAACAACAAGCACCACGACAGCACCGAACACATACAGGACATATGTGTCCACGTTACCGTTCTGGAGCCTTGAAACCGCTGAACCATATGAGTCTATCAGCCTGGCTACCGGGAGGTACAGATACTCTTCAAAGAATTTCATGAGTTCAATCCGAGCTGTTCCGGATCTGACAAAACAGTGTTCAGAATCCTGATATTCTTTAGAGAATGTAATTCGTGTCCTGAATATCGGGGCAAAGATCCTGACAACCGGCTCAGTGAACCCTGAACCGGTATACTCCATTTTGCTTGTGGGATCCTGCATTCCGCATCCCCAGGTTATGGAAATTCGTGTCTCCCGTGATGCAAGAGAATATACTGCAGCGTATGTCAATGCCAGTGCCCCAATCAGAAGAATCGAGAGCAGGAGTAGATCTGGCAGATATCCGGGGTATCCAAGGATGGAGAGAATCTGGGATGAAAATATTCCGGAAAGGATGCAGGCAATCGATAAGACTGCAGGACCAGCCCTCATCATGAGTGGAACTTCGTGTGCCTGTTTTGCAGCCGGTGTTCTTGGGAGTGCGAGGAATGTGAGCCCAAAGGCCTTTACAAAGCAGACTGCAGTTAAGGCCCCGGTGAGACCGAAGAGCGAGAGGACGATGACAAGGAGCACCTGCATAAGAGGCTCAGACTGCATGAGCCCGGTGATAAGTGCCTGGTAAATAAGCAGTTCTCCTGCAAATCCGTTGAGGGGAGGAAGAGCCGAGATTGCGAGGACACCAACAAAGAAGAGCCCGCCTGTCCATGGCATTCTGACAAGGAGTCCGCCGAGTTCATCGATGTTTCGTGTCCCGGTTGCCATGTTCACTGATCCGGCTGTGAGAAAGAGGAGTCCCTTGAAGAGGCCATGACTGACAGCATGAAACACTGCCCCGAGAAGTGCCATCGTTCCGATTGCCTGATGACCGGTTGCCGTAAAGACAACAAACAACCCAATTCCTGTCAGGATAACCCCGGTATTGTCTATTGAAGAGTATGCAAGCAATCCTTTGAGGTCCTGTTCCTTTACAGCATACATCACGCCAAGAACTGCAGTAAGGCACCCAAAGAAAAGAATGACAAGACCTGATGTGATATTTGGAATAAAAAATCCGGTGACTGCACGGACAAGCATGTAAAGGGCTGTATTGAGCATCATACCTGACATCAGGGCCGAGACCGGAGATGCAGCAGCAGGATGGGCGTATGGCAGCCACTTGTGAAATGGTATTGCTCCCGCCTTGATTGCAATTCCGAGAAATATAGATAGAAATGCCAGCAGCCCGGGGAGTGTTGTTATGGATATTCCTGTTGGGAATTCAAACGAGCCTGAATTCAGGTATAACTGGATGACTCCGAGGAAGATACAGACCGTTGAGAGTTGGGTCATTGCCAGATAGAAGAATGCGGCTTTTCTGGTTTTCTCATCCTGGTATTCGATCAGGACCAGGAAGAATGATGAGATAGCCATAATCTCCCAGAAGAACAGGAATGCACATGTTGTCCTTGAAAGGAGAACGAGGAGCATACTGGTGAGAAAGATTGGGATCAGGCTGCAGAGCAGATCGCGACTTCTTCCCCCATGCATCCGGGCGATATATCCTGGACTATAGCAACAGACTGCAATCGTGAGAATGCCCAGAAGGAGAGAGAAGGCTGCCGTAAGGCGGTCAATGCCAAGAATGACCGGGAAGAGGGGTGTCAGAGAGAATGAAATACGTTCTCCTCCAGTGATACGGAGCAGGGCTGAAGCAGAGGCCAGGATTGTGAGTGCACCTGCACAGCCCTGAAGTAGTGAACAGTAACGATACGATCTGATGCCTGTGAGCCATATGGGTATGACCCCTGCTGCAAGATAGAAAAAGACAGCAGGAATAAAGAGATCAATCATGATAAAACCGTGAATATGTGATAGAGGCAGAAGGTGGTCAGACAGGTATTGCAGAATCGATGGTTGTCATCCCAGGGAAAATGAATACGATCCGGGTATTCTGCATAAAAATCGCCAAAGACCTGCCTGAATTTATCAGGTTATCGTTCGTGGAAAATCCATGTATAGATAACCCATTTGGCGCATGGGTCGATCTTACAGCATCCAGTAAAGAGACGTTTATAAGTGAGTCAGTGGTTTGTCGTCAGAATTGTCGACATTTTCCTGATATCACCAATGTGTCAGAGCGCCTGATCTTCTGAAAAACCGCAAGTAAACCGGACTGCATTACTATATTTAATCCCTCTGTTCCCGGACTCCTATGAAATTTCAATTGAGAAATCTTGACTCGGGACCCAATATTCGAATTGGGGTCCAATATCATCTCTGATTTATTTAGGATCATTTTTCTGCATCGCCAGCAATCCATTATTGTTCCTGTCTTCGGAGCAGAGTATGGGTATCGAAAAATTACTGGAAGGAAACAACCACTTTGTAGAGTGTGAGTTTTCTGAAAATATTGAGTACTATAAAGAACTCCTGAAAGGCCAGAATCCCCATGTGATGATGATTAGCTGTTGCGACTCACGGGTCGCTCCAGAGATAACCTGTCATGCAAAACCTGGTGAGATATTTGTGCACCGGAACATCGGCAACATTGTTCCGCCCGGTGACTGGAATGTCGGAACGTTCCTTGAGTATGGGATCGGACATCTCCATGTTGACACTCTCGTTGTCTGTGGACACGAAGGATGCGGAGCGATGCATGCCCTGGCACACCGTCATTGCGGAGATGACGCATTTATCCCCGGCTGGCTCCGTCATGCCCAACCAGCCCTTGCAACAGTAACTGAGAAGAATCCGTATCCTGATGATCCTGAAAAAGCAAAAGAGTGGCAGTCAAATCTTGAGATTGAGAATGTACGGCTCCAGCTCAAGCATCTGCGTACCTACAAGATCGTCCGTGATTCAGAACGTGAGGGTACACTTAGGGTGATTGGATTATACTACCGCATCTCTGATGCCAAACTTGAGGTGATAGATCCGGGAAAGCCTCTGAAACATGATGGAAAATCATCCTGATCCTTTTTTCTGACTTTTACTTTGTTTGATTCAGTCAGTTGACTGCCCATACTTCTATAAATATATAACTCATCTGGCCTCCTATGAAACCGGATTCATATGCGATGATCTGCAACGTAGTTTGTCGATCTGTGCAGCCGAAAAGGTCTGTCAAGCACAGATTAACGGAAAATTATCATGGCAAAATTAATCGTCTCCGGTATCCGGACCTGTAATAGAAAAGATGCAGTATTCGCAGAGATCAATAAGTTCATCGCTGAAATCGGGGTTGTCGACGAGATTATCGCCGGTGGGTCAACTGGTGTTGATATGATCGCAAAGATGTTCGCAGAATCCAAGGGAATCAAATACAAAGAATTTGCTCCAAACTGGCAGGATGACCTCAATGCAGCAGGTATGGTTCGTGATTCCCGTATGGCAGAATATGGAACCCATCTCCTGGTCCTCTCCAATGGTATCAGTAAGGAATCCCGGAATCTTATCAACGAAGCTAAACAGAACAATCTTGTCATTAAGACCGTCGGTGTCTTTGAAGGTTTGACCGAGACCGAAATGCTTCACCCGACAGCATCTCCTTCCTTTAACTAACTCCTGGATACCATATATCTTTGAATAGGGTTCCGAGCTCCTCCTTTCTCTTTTTAGCCTTTGGTGATGACGTGAACTATATAGGATTGAATTCACTACTCAGTGAACAATTTCCGAACTGGTTGTGTCTGATGCCGAGAACTTCTACTCAAAAGATACTGGTTGTGGAGGATAACCGCACCCAGGCAGAGTCACTTCGCTATATTCTCGAGAAAGGCGGACATGAGGTAATTATTGCTGCCGATGGTCAGGAAGGACTTGCAAGTATAGAAAAGCAGCATCCCGACATTGTTCTAACTGACGTTATCATGTCCCCGATGGATGGGTATGAACTCTGCAGAAGAATTAAGGAAAATCCTGCTACGCGGTCCATCCCGGTAATTCTGGTTACATACCTGTATAATCCGGCAGATGTCATTAAGGCCCTCGAATATGGAGCAGACAATTTCATCATCAAGCCGTACGATGCAGACTGGATCTATTCACGCATCATCGGAACGCTCGAATCGGTAACGCAGGTTCAAAAAGAGGTTGTCACTGATCCCCTCACTGTCTCATTTTCGAATCATAAGTATGAAATACGGTCAGGGAAGATGCAGATACTCAACATCCTTCTCTCAACCTATGAGACTGCCATCAAGAACAATTGCGAACTTCAGGTAGCTGATGAACGTCTCCATTACCTCAACGCCCAGCTGCAGAAAGCGGTCTCTGATCTAAAACAGGCAAATGAGGAACTCCACAACAAGAATATCGAGCGCGGTAGACTTGAAACAGCCCTTGTGAGATCCAACAAGAAGTTCCAGTACATGGGGAGCATCATCCATCATATCCTGCTCACCCAGCTGAGTTCTATTTATCACAATATGGAGAAGGCAAGTTTCGGGCAGAAAGAAGGGTTGGTTGAACCCGGGTACTTTAAAAAAGCATACGGCATGGTTGAAAAAGCTCTCAACATTGTCCGGATCACCTGCGAGACCCTTGACCCGGTCGTCCAGAGCCCGGCATGGATTGACCTTCGGGATCTGATCCATAATGCGCTGAGGGAGATTCCGGCCGGTTTAGTCAGGGTTGATTGCCGGATTCCCGAGAGTGTGAAAGTTAATGCATACCCTCTCATTGAGAAGGTCTTTGCCGAACTGATAGACAACTCGGTCAGGCACGGAAAAAAGACAACAACGATTCGGTTCAGTATTGAGAATCATGAGGACGTTCCGGTGTTGATCTATGAGGATGACGGTGTAGGTATTCCGGTTCAGGATAAAAAGGAGATCTTTTCGCATGAGTATGGACTGTCTGCAAG
This Methanospirillum lacunae DNA region includes the following protein-coding sequences:
- a CDS encoding DUF2493 domain-containing protein — translated: MAKLIVSGIRTCNRKDAVFAEINKFIAEIGVVDEIIAGGSTGVDMIAKMFAESKGIKYKEFAPNWQDDLNAAGMVRDSRMAEYGTHLLVLSNGISKESRNLINEAKQNNLVIKTVGVFEGLTETEMLHPTASPSFN
- a CDS encoding diacylglycerol/polyprenol kinase family protein — encoded protein: MNEFWRKIVHMVFGLLITLLIYYVPKESTLIILGVGLLVGLWFIDLEMRKINVPLIHELIFHLERPGVFPGKGAFYFVFTALVTLILFPSVVAAQGILILSVLDGMATIIGLRYGRIRIINHKSIEGSGGAIIVTFIVLLFFMDPVKAAVLSVVAGIVELGSPIDDNLLLPIIIDLLLVLLPW
- a CDS encoding proton-conducting transporter transmembrane domain-containing protein, which translates into the protein MTLLVALLYPAVTAIILLLQAVQKSHRQMSLLGVIHSAATLIITILLMAMPDAWNGALLSLFMIDHLNLILMLVTGVIFTCASIYAVGYIDGLVKAGELSRRSLRIFYLGFSLLLFVTTMAFYAPNVAQFWIFAELTTVFSALLVSILAVKENIDASLKYIFVCSTSMLFSFIGVIFLFELIRQKTGTGSLDWQTILAEAPSCNSGMLMIACTFFFIGFAAKSGVVPLHTWLPEAHAKAPSAVSAVLSGAILNVGIYGIARIAGIVHQTSIAPRISLLLIIFGMLTMSVACFSMLRQTGIKRLIAFSSIENMGFLLLATGIGTPVAFFWMIYHMMGHSVVKAGLFFSAGILHRQYKSHTPGTEDQIGDLFRLQPFAAVAFIIGSVAIIGTPIFPLFLSKFGILLESGKLSLYIPLLALLLFALAGAAIFRFILDIMGKTCAEGEVPLQYIVPIWMKVPVVFLLALSVFMGVLMIPGEEAFLSAAVHDIGIGGGI
- a CDS encoding hydrogenase subunit, with the translated sequence MIEPGMVSTLLRICLILVLISAACLLTTRNLSSLVRTYALQSLILVAIAILIGVIENNSILLLIAGITLVSKVIGIPWFIRIIQQRIKIQQDLKFSYLQPGGALMVSMLLILLVYLCFSRVLKDLFTENSLFFMGSVIGVSLMMMGLIAIFTRQLAITKVIGYLSMENGVLLFGLFVTELPFITEFVIMVDLIILVLLTTILTVGMDSSIDAYTNRLKEFHLWSEEEVQA
- a CDS encoding respiratory chain complex I subunit 1 family protein, translated to MSFTPVLAGLFNLGFVLLISPLYMTVVKIVKARAQRRAGPPLLQGYYNLAKLFRKEVVYSDYASFISRAAPYASLAILMVAVLLVPVIWIPDAAPAEGNIIVFLYLLAFTRFLLALLGLDAGSTFGGMGSSREMSLSAVIEPTTVVVFAAMAYVAGTLSIPEMFRHATTIIPGMSPTILLLSVSLFILIIVETGRVPVDNPETHLELTMIHEGMLLDTSGRNLALFELSHAVKQTLMMALLINILIPIGIIQEASIIGLVLAAILFLIKGTALSVLIGIVESSFAKMRFFRVPGLFMMAFFFSALTILSEVML
- a CDS encoding hydrogenase large subunit produces the protein MTQALSGRILLKEDQTARYYRIPGGEIVSTIKDLKEKGLNLISIFGVEEFEGETGCSLLYVLENPGSEKMLILVSHGNGMARCSVSGIFPVASLFEREIADGFGIVFTGAFDTRRLFLHEAYPAGFHPLKKEVQNKPPTTVGENKPGDPYQFKTIEGSSVFQVPVGPVHAGIIEPGHFRFSVIGETIVNLEIRLGYLHRGLEKCAEGKTPEQTVRIAESISGDESAVNACGLCMAIEQICGVTIPPRAEYIRGVLLELERACSLLSDLAGMVTDIAHPVSASRFTVLREHIQREADQICGSRFLKGAICPGGVSDQISKESLDHLFKNAGEIERELDEIAGWVLSIPSVIDRFATTGVVQPELIRSLALSGPVARASGSFADTRINHPYGVYRERIPGQVCEQGGDVLARFTLKHQEIRASLRLIQELIVFLPEGPAKIPVQVHDGFALSMAESPRGMVLHWVYIRNGFIDRYKVRTASFCNWYAIEHAVIGNIVADFPVINKSLNLSYAGTDL
- a CDS encoding hybrid sensor histidine kinase/response regulator, with amino-acid sequence MPRTSTQKILVVEDNRTQAESLRYILEKGGHEVIIAADGQEGLASIEKQHPDIVLTDVIMSPMDGYELCRRIKENPATRSIPVILVTYLYNPADVIKALEYGADNFIIKPYDADWIYSRIIGTLESVTQVQKEVVTDPLTVSFSNHKYEIRSGKMQILNILLSTYETAIKNNCELQVADERLHYLNAQLQKAVSDLKQANEELHNKNIERGRLETALVRSNKKFQYMGSIIHHILLTQLSSIYHNMEKASFGQKEGLVEPGYFKKAYGMVEKALNIVRITCETLDPVVQSPAWIDLRDLIHNALREIPAGLVRVDCRIPESVKVNAYPLIEKVFAELIDNSVRHGKKTTTIRFSIENHEDVPVLIYEDDGVGIPVQDKKEIFSHEYGLSASHGLFLSEEILSVTGITISETGVPGEGVRFEIQFPRGSIRIGSDTA
- a CDS encoding proton-conducting transporter transmembrane domain-containing protein; the encoded protein is MIDLFIPAVFFYLAAGVIPIWLTGIRSYRYCSLLQGCAGALTILASASALLRITGGERISFSLTPLFPVILGIDRLTAAFSLLLGILTIAVCCYSPGYIARMHGGRSRDLLCSLIPIFLTSMLLVLLSRTTCAFLFFWEIMAISSFFLVLIEYQDEKTRKAAFFYLAMTQLSTVCIFLGVIQLYLNSGSFEFPTGISITTLPGLLAFLSIFLGIAIKAGAIPFHKWLPYAHPAAASPVSALMSGMMLNTALYMLVRAVTGFFIPNITSGLVILFFGCLTAVLGVMYAVKEQDLKGLLAYSSIDNTGVILTGIGLFVVFTATGHQAIGTMALLGAVFHAVSHGLFKGLLFLTAGSVNMATGTRNIDELGGLLVRMPWTGGLFFVGVLAISALPPLNGFAGELLIYQALITGLMQSEPLMQVLLVIVLSLFGLTGALTAVCFVKAFGLTFLALPRTPAAKQAHEVPLMMRAGPAVLSIACILSGIFSSQILSILGYPGYLPDLLLLSILLIGALALTYAAVYSLASRETRISITWGCGMQDPTSKMEYTGSGFTEPVVRIFAPIFRTRITFSKEYQDSEHCFVRSGTARIELMKFFEEYLYLPVARLIDSYGSAVSRLQNGNVDTYVLYVFGAVVVLVVVMGWLA
- a CDS encoding NADH-quinone oxidoreductase subunit B family protein — its product is MQELISDTMIETVVNLFKKPLCSETSLKSYPNGNEPDNRGIREKSKTKETKEVRENQEIEELNTALHQEITRLFGRSLAIREVDCGSDNAAEIELGNLSSPYYDIERFGITFVASPRHADALMVTGAVTCAMADALRKTYDATPNPKIVIAIGDDACTGGIWKGSYAVLGGIDTVIPVDLKIPGNPPRPVEIIKSLLTLLKSREK
- a CDS encoding carbonic anhydrase, which translates into the protein MGIEKLLEGNNHFVECEFSENIEYYKELLKGQNPHVMMISCCDSRVAPEITCHAKPGEIFVHRNIGNIVPPGDWNVGTFLEYGIGHLHVDTLVVCGHEGCGAMHALAHRHCGDDAFIPGWLRHAQPALATVTEKNPYPDDPEKAKEWQSNLEIENVRLQLKHLRTYKIVRDSEREGTLRVIGLYYRISDAKLEVIDPGKPLKHDGKSS